CGCAGCCGTTCTCATCCTCCTGTCCTGTCATGAGGGCATCAATCTCAGCCTCGGTCATCTTCTCTCCTGCATGGGGGCGTCACAGAACACGTCCAGGGTCGAAAACGCACAGAGTATCATGGGTACTTCCACATACACCGCCAGGAACCCGTTCAGACTTACCCAGTGTTGACAGGACAATACGCAGCTCAGCACCCATGACTGTGCCGTTGCCCTCCTTGTCGAAGACACGCAGACCCTCAACGTAGTCCTCAAATCCTGCCTTGTTTGGGCTGTTGATGATGGTCTGAAGCATGGGCAAGAAAGCTTCGAACTCTACTCTCTTTTGGGCCATGTCTGCGTGAAAAGAAATGAACAATGGAAAGTTTACCAGTATATCCAGATTGAAATTTAGATAAATGGCATTTGCTTTCCTCTCTTATGTAatgtttcattttctcttttctccacATCTGCTGCAGGCTTATATATGAGCTCTCCCAAACCTACATTTatgattattttagttttttcaatGACATTTCAGTGTAAAGTTACAGTGCTTTCTTAATACATTGACAGTAAATGGCACCCctgaaaacatgcagaaaaactCTTATCTCGGCAAAGAGTTCCTTTTTACAGAACGTTTCGCAGTTGTTTAATAATGGAGATCTTAACTGATGTTTTGACGTCTCTTATCATCCCCCTGAGGTGGCATGGTAAACTAATATCTGAAACCTAGCTTTGTTTGCCACGGTTTCAGTCATTATAAAAGTTGTAATTATTGATTTGACTGCAGATGTTTCAAAGCAGTAAAGTAATGTAATGACTGCTAAGTATGTACAAGTACCAAAATGCTTCAGTAACATTTATTTCAGGAATTATTTGGGCATTAATAGTGGTGGTACTGTtaatttcacttaaaaaaacaaattttgtcTTAATAAGTAatctcaaattaaaggttgcatttctaatgtattttcagtgtGAAGTTGAGCTCTTGGAACAAAAGTTTAACATATTGTAGGGCCGTTAACACTTCACCAGGGTTGACTCCATTCCTGAAGGGTGCTTAACTTTGTAAATTATCCTAGAAGTTGGTTTTACTTGATGAAATTAACCctgtcagtattttttttcaaaaagcacGTCCAAGTTAATTTTCATAATCCTGTAAAGCTTATGCTGAAGTTCTGGTGCATATGTTTTCATACGTTTGCTACACTACTGCACCATCTTGtggtaaaatgttgaaatcttCTCCTTTCTATCTGaacctttcactttttttttttttttggtgtttccaATATCATAGTGGTAAATTCAGtgattactaaaaaaaaaaaaaaaaaaaaaaggcatggtAAAGTATTCAAACCAGTCCTAAAATCACCATGGACAAACCCAGAGAGCTACAGcaatgtttattttgtcttctttggtAGTGACTGGTAAGCTAAATATTTGGCTGCTGATTTTAAACAGTTCTGCTTTCACACTTAAAGCCTAGAAGAGATTTAATTAAAGCACAGTAATTAAAACGTTACAATAAATGATCAATGCTGACCgtgaaacccttttttttttcaaaccaaatTTAAAACCTTAGGTAAAATGAAAATACTACATAACTTGAGTTAGTGGATGGTACTCTTACCCTCGGCTGAGGGATTCCCCAGCAGTTTGTTGACCTCCTTGTTGGTGGGGTTCTGTCCCAGAGCGCGCATGATGTCAGCGATCTGGTTGTACGCCACCTTGTTGTCACCCACCCTGTCGAACAAGCCGAAGGCCTCCCTGTAGTCTGTCGtgtgaagtgaaaagaaaatatcaCCACCCCGATGCTACAGTGAAACGGTTTTAATCAGCAGTTATGCATTTGGGGTATGTATGTAAGAGCTTCTGGGTGTGTAGTGCTGGAAGTTATATAGCAGGATTTCTGCAAGGGTGGTATCCCCTTATACGTTTCTACAACAGGGTATTTGCTTTTGACATAATTTTGTCAGGTTTTCTTAagtcttttaaattttaattatcTGTCTAGTCACTGCATTTCTGCAGCTTCCAAAGCTTTAAAGTCACTTCGAAAGTAGTACGATTATCATAGTagtttatttctgaaaaaaagcGCAGCTGTTGCACAACTGCCAGCAGGTGGGAGCAGCTACTCTGCTAACCGACAAGGCAAATGCACAACAAGTGCAAGTCGTCCAAGAAGGCAGCGCGGTGTTGCTGGCTGAATGGGCCCGACTGCTGCCGAGCTCTGTCACCCCTCACACTATTTCTGTCTCAGCTGTCTCCTTCTGTCACAGTAGGACTCTTTTAAAAGACCACCTTGGAATTGATAAACATAGCTGAGAACACGAGCCCCTCCTTTAAAGGCAAGGCCCTCTGTGGATGAGAGCAGAGTAAAAGAAGGGAGTGCTGACTTTAGTGTAACAAGCAGCCGGCCAGACTGGGGGTCTCGTCCTGTGGCGACCTGTAGGGACTAGCAGCGCCCAGGTGCTTCTTTTTGTCAAAGTCCTATCATTTCATCATTCTTACTGTGACTTTTGCCCCTCCTAAATGGGATTCCTTTTAAACCGATCTTTAGATAGTATAATACATGAAACCAATATCAAGAATCAGACACAGCTTAATTTTGACTTAGTATACCAAAGCCCATTAATCGTTATTGAGCTCTGTGCTGCATTTGTGcaatctttttaatttaattcgACACTGATAGCTTGCTGGCTTTGATTGCTCTTCTGCAGCTGCAAGGGAAAGTTCAATCAGATGTGCAGATGTTTTGGCACCACAAactaactgttttatttaattgaggcttaattattcttttcttgcaaAACCCGCCGCTTCCCGCCGTGCACATCATCTTTATACATGACACGATGTGTTTACACACAGGCAagcttcattttgttttagttgtgtCACGTGTTTGCTGCACAAATCTGAGGAATGGCTGAAAGatgtttttgtgacatttttaaagctttataatTAACTAACACCTAATTCATTTAGCCAGTCTTAGATTTCACCTGACAGGTGATATTCCTGTCAAATGTCAAAAACACAGGAACGGCTGAGGTCACCACCTGTTGCCGCATCTATTACAGGTTTGCGTTGGACTGTTATT
The genomic region above belongs to Fundulus heteroclitus isolate FHET01 unplaced genomic scaffold, MU-UCD_Fhet_4.1 scaffold_105, whole genome shotgun sequence and contains:
- the myl1 gene encoding myosin, light chain 1, alkali; skeletal, fast, with the translated sequence MAPKKDPKAPAKKAEPAPAPAAAPAPAPAPAPAAAPAVDLSSVKIEFSADQIEDYREAFGLFDRVGDNKVAYNQIADIMRALGQNPTNKEVNKLLGNPSAEDMAQKRVEFEAFLPMLQTIINSPNKAGFEDYVEGLRVFDKEGNGTVMGAELRIVLSTLGEKMTEAEIDALMTGQEDENGCVNYEAFVKHIMSV